Proteins from a genomic interval of Scylla paramamosain isolate STU-SP2022 chromosome 26, ASM3559412v1, whole genome shotgun sequence:
- the LOC135113650 gene encoding uncharacterized protein LOC135113650 isoform X2, with protein MCGLDSVQKALVTTRFPRCDPQEINVTANQGPFPGWFNYTVKVKNPYACVDERIYLESVKESSRSYRDGFKFKAAGEHCYMEKGLYSLKMGEVMSNNFSLNGLELFCEGFIFLSDSEAQVKFHRLPPWVSQLDLQVKDMEGNIAGRVISKETLIIIPGNYTINNLYRLMYLPVVYNSSELKCKEMSYALPCEDCMYKQQTTGPPLDDNKTAVMLIAILGVCCLCTGLVVITTFSHTRTVNQLTCLLPSYHNTRGTRSESRSLDSPLITTQLPTDRCQISPCVGNVLLVHAADTPELMHFCKNLKATIIKCCSRKVLDITVRDVQRMESPETWLLQVLSQQDTTVLLVMSPVLAALHRSIQPNDSAACEGSTAAVKGRMQAWDNLLRECLRFLQERLALNYTRLLIVAKSQRSLRDDIPELVPDKRYLLPRHQQELLNALGSCHA; from the exons ATGTGCGGCTTAGACA GTGTGCAGAAGGCCCTCGTCACTACCCGATTTCCCAGATGTGACCCGCAGGAGATTAATGTGACAGCGAATCAAGGACCCTTTCCAGGATGGTTCAACTACACTGTGAAGGTGAAGAACCCGTATGcttgtgtgg ATGAGAGGATCTACCTGGAATCTGTGAAGGAAAGCAGCAGAAGCTACAGGGATGGATTTAAATTCAAG GCTGCAGGAGAGCACTGCTACATGGAGAAGGGCTTGTACTCGTTGAAGATGGGAGAAGTGATGTCCAACAACTTTTCCCTGAACGGCCTTGAGCTCTTCTGTGAGGGATTCATCTTCCT GAGTGACAGTGAGGCTCAAGTGAAGTTTCATAGGCTTCCTCCGTGGGTCAGCCAGCTGGACCTCCAGGTGAAAGACATGGAAGGGAACATTGCTGGCAGAGTGATTTCAAAAGAAACACTGATTATTATCCCAGGGAACTACACTATCAATAACTTATACCGCCtgatg TACCTTCCTGTTGTGTACAATTCATCTGAGTTGAAGTGCAAAGAAATGTCATATGCTCTGCCCTGTGAAGATTGTATGTACAAGCAGCAGACAACAGG ACCTCCCCTGGATGACAACAAAACTGCAGTGATGCTGATTGCAATCCTGGGAGTGTGTTGTCTCTGTACTGGCTTAGTGGTCATCACTACCTTCAGCCATACCAGAACAGTTAACCAGCttacctgcctccttccctcttaccaCAACACGAGAGGCACCAGGAGTGAGTCAAGGTCTTTAGACTCTCCCTTAATTACTACACAACTTCCCACTGACAGATGCCAAATTTCTCCAT GTGTTGGGAATGTGCTGTTGGTGCATGCTGCAGACACACCAGAGCTGATGCACTTCTGTAAGAACCTGAAGGCTACCATCATCAAGTGCTGCAGCAGAAAG GTTCTGGACATCACTGTGAGGGATGTGCAGAGAATGGAATCCCCAGAGACTTGGCTGCTGCAGGTGTTGTCCCAGCAAGACACTACAGTTCTGCTTGTCATGTCTCCAGTACTGGCGGCCCTGCACAGGAGTATCCAGCCTAATGATAGTGCTGCAT GTGAAGGGAGCACAGCAGCAGTGAAGGGAAGAATGCAGGCCTGGGACAACCTGCTGCGGGAGTGTCTGCGCTTCCTGCAGGAGCGCCTCGCTCTCAATTACACCCGCCTCCTGATCGTGGCCAA GTCACAAAGAAGCCTCAGGGACGACATTCCTGAGCTTGTACCAGACAAGAGATACCTGCTCCCTCGCCACCAACAGGAGCTGCTGAATGCACTGGGAAGCTGCCATGCATAA
- the LOC135113650 gene encoding uncharacterized protein LOC135113650 isoform X4: MCGLDMSEAWLLAPFLVLVTSCHHAPTLAAISSTGVQKALVTTRFPRCDPQEINVTANQGPFPGWFNYTVKVKNPYACVDERIYLESVKESSRSYRDGFKFKYLPVVYNSSELKCKEMSYALPCEDCMYKQQTTGPPLDDNKTAVMLIAILGVCCLCTGLVVITTFSHTRTVNQLTCLLPSYHNTRGTRSESRSLDSPLITTQLPTDRCQISPCVGNVLLVHAADTPELMHFCKNLKATIIKCCSRKVLDITVRDVQRMESPETWLLQVLSQQDTTVLLVMSPVLAALHRSIQPNDSAACEGSTAAVKGRMQAWDNLLRECLRFLQERLALNYTRLLIVAKSQRSLRDDIPELVPDKRYLLPRHQQELLNALGSCHA; the protein is encoded by the exons ATGTGCGGCTTAGACA TGTCTGAGGCGTGGCTGCTGGCTCCGTTCTTGGTGCTGGTGACAAGCTGTCACCACGCCCCCACCCTCGCCGCCATTTCTTCGACAG GTGTGCAGAAGGCCCTCGTCACTACCCGATTTCCCAGATGTGACCCGCAGGAGATTAATGTGACAGCGAATCAAGGACCCTTTCCAGGATGGTTCAACTACACTGTGAAGGTGAAGAACCCGTATGcttgtgtgg ATGAGAGGATCTACCTGGAATCTGTGAAGGAAAGCAGCAGAAGCTACAGGGATGGATTTAAATTCAAG TACCTTCCTGTTGTGTACAATTCATCTGAGTTGAAGTGCAAAGAAATGTCATATGCTCTGCCCTGTGAAGATTGTATGTACAAGCAGCAGACAACAGG ACCTCCCCTGGATGACAACAAAACTGCAGTGATGCTGATTGCAATCCTGGGAGTGTGTTGTCTCTGTACTGGCTTAGTGGTCATCACTACCTTCAGCCATACCAGAACAGTTAACCAGCttacctgcctccttccctcttaccaCAACACGAGAGGCACCAGGAGTGAGTCAAGGTCTTTAGACTCTCCCTTAATTACTACACAACTTCCCACTGACAGATGCCAAATTTCTCCAT GTGTTGGGAATGTGCTGTTGGTGCATGCTGCAGACACACCAGAGCTGATGCACTTCTGTAAGAACCTGAAGGCTACCATCATCAAGTGCTGCAGCAGAAAG GTTCTGGACATCACTGTGAGGGATGTGCAGAGAATGGAATCCCCAGAGACTTGGCTGCTGCAGGTGTTGTCCCAGCAAGACACTACAGTTCTGCTTGTCATGTCTCCAGTACTGGCGGCCCTGCACAGGAGTATCCAGCCTAATGATAGTGCTGCAT GTGAAGGGAGCACAGCAGCAGTGAAGGGAAGAATGCAGGCCTGGGACAACCTGCTGCGGGAGTGTCTGCGCTTCCTGCAGGAGCGCCTCGCTCTCAATTACACCCGCCTCCTGATCGTGGCCAA GTCACAAAGAAGCCTCAGGGACGACATTCCTGAGCTTGTACCAGACAAGAGATACCTGCTCCCTCGCCACCAACAGGAGCTGCTGAATGCACTGGGAAGCTGCCATGCATAA
- the LOC135113650 gene encoding uncharacterized protein LOC135113650 isoform X3 has protein sequence MVQLHCEDERIYLESVKESSRSYRDGFKFKAAGEHCYMEKGLYSLKMGEVMSNNFSLNGLELFCEGFIFLSDSEAQVKFHRLPPWVSQLDLQVKDMEGNIAGRVISKETLIIIPGNYTINNLYRLMYLPVVYNSSELKCKEMSYALPCEDCMYKQQTTGPPLDDNKTAVMLIAILGVCCLCTGLVVITTFSHTRTVNQLTCLLPSYHNTRGTRSESRSLDSPLITTQLPTDRCQISPCVGNVLLVHAADTPELMHFCKNLKATIIKCCSRKVLDITVRDVQRMESPETWLLQVLSQQDTTVLLVMSPVLAALHRSIQPNDSAACEGSTAAVKGRMQAWDNLLRECLRFLQERLALNYTRLLIVAKSQRSLRDDIPELVPDKRYLLPRHQQELLNALGSCHA, from the exons ATGGTTCAACTACACTGTGAAG ATGAGAGGATCTACCTGGAATCTGTGAAGGAAAGCAGCAGAAGCTACAGGGATGGATTTAAATTCAAG GCTGCAGGAGAGCACTGCTACATGGAGAAGGGCTTGTACTCGTTGAAGATGGGAGAAGTGATGTCCAACAACTTTTCCCTGAACGGCCTTGAGCTCTTCTGTGAGGGATTCATCTTCCT GAGTGACAGTGAGGCTCAAGTGAAGTTTCATAGGCTTCCTCCGTGGGTCAGCCAGCTGGACCTCCAGGTGAAAGACATGGAAGGGAACATTGCTGGCAGAGTGATTTCAAAAGAAACACTGATTATTATCCCAGGGAACTACACTATCAATAACTTATACCGCCtgatg TACCTTCCTGTTGTGTACAATTCATCTGAGTTGAAGTGCAAAGAAATGTCATATGCTCTGCCCTGTGAAGATTGTATGTACAAGCAGCAGACAACAGG ACCTCCCCTGGATGACAACAAAACTGCAGTGATGCTGATTGCAATCCTGGGAGTGTGTTGTCTCTGTACTGGCTTAGTGGTCATCACTACCTTCAGCCATACCAGAACAGTTAACCAGCttacctgcctccttccctcttaccaCAACACGAGAGGCACCAGGAGTGAGTCAAGGTCTTTAGACTCTCCCTTAATTACTACACAACTTCCCACTGACAGATGCCAAATTTCTCCAT GTGTTGGGAATGTGCTGTTGGTGCATGCTGCAGACACACCAGAGCTGATGCACTTCTGTAAGAACCTGAAGGCTACCATCATCAAGTGCTGCAGCAGAAAG GTTCTGGACATCACTGTGAGGGATGTGCAGAGAATGGAATCCCCAGAGACTTGGCTGCTGCAGGTGTTGTCCCAGCAAGACACTACAGTTCTGCTTGTCATGTCTCCAGTACTGGCGGCCCTGCACAGGAGTATCCAGCCTAATGATAGTGCTGCAT GTGAAGGGAGCACAGCAGCAGTGAAGGGAAGAATGCAGGCCTGGGACAACCTGCTGCGGGAGTGTCTGCGCTTCCTGCAGGAGCGCCTCGCTCTCAATTACACCCGCCTCCTGATCGTGGCCAA GTCACAAAGAAGCCTCAGGGACGACATTCCTGAGCTTGTACCAGACAAGAGATACCTGCTCCCTCGCCACCAACAGGAGCTGCTGAATGCACTGGGAAGCTGCCATGCATAA
- the LOC135113650 gene encoding uncharacterized protein LOC135113650 isoform X1, with amino-acid sequence MCGLDMSEAWLLAPFLVLVTSCHHAPTLAAISSTGVQKALVTTRFPRCDPQEINVTANQGPFPGWFNYTVKVKNPYACVDERIYLESVKESSRSYRDGFKFKAAGEHCYMEKGLYSLKMGEVMSNNFSLNGLELFCEGFIFLSDSEAQVKFHRLPPWVSQLDLQVKDMEGNIAGRVISKETLIIIPGNYTINNLYRLMYLPVVYNSSELKCKEMSYALPCEDCMYKQQTTGPPLDDNKTAVMLIAILGVCCLCTGLVVITTFSHTRTVNQLTCLLPSYHNTRGTRSESRSLDSPLITTQLPTDRCQISPCVGNVLLVHAADTPELMHFCKNLKATIIKCCSRKVLDITVRDVQRMESPETWLLQVLSQQDTTVLLVMSPVLAALHRSIQPNDSAACEGSTAAVKGRMQAWDNLLRECLRFLQERLALNYTRLLIVAKSQRSLRDDIPELVPDKRYLLPRHQQELLNALGSCHA; translated from the exons ATGTGCGGCTTAGACA TGTCTGAGGCGTGGCTGCTGGCTCCGTTCTTGGTGCTGGTGACAAGCTGTCACCACGCCCCCACCCTCGCCGCCATTTCTTCGACAG GTGTGCAGAAGGCCCTCGTCACTACCCGATTTCCCAGATGTGACCCGCAGGAGATTAATGTGACAGCGAATCAAGGACCCTTTCCAGGATGGTTCAACTACACTGTGAAGGTGAAGAACCCGTATGcttgtgtgg ATGAGAGGATCTACCTGGAATCTGTGAAGGAAAGCAGCAGAAGCTACAGGGATGGATTTAAATTCAAG GCTGCAGGAGAGCACTGCTACATGGAGAAGGGCTTGTACTCGTTGAAGATGGGAGAAGTGATGTCCAACAACTTTTCCCTGAACGGCCTTGAGCTCTTCTGTGAGGGATTCATCTTCCT GAGTGACAGTGAGGCTCAAGTGAAGTTTCATAGGCTTCCTCCGTGGGTCAGCCAGCTGGACCTCCAGGTGAAAGACATGGAAGGGAACATTGCTGGCAGAGTGATTTCAAAAGAAACACTGATTATTATCCCAGGGAACTACACTATCAATAACTTATACCGCCtgatg TACCTTCCTGTTGTGTACAATTCATCTGAGTTGAAGTGCAAAGAAATGTCATATGCTCTGCCCTGTGAAGATTGTATGTACAAGCAGCAGACAACAGG ACCTCCCCTGGATGACAACAAAACTGCAGTGATGCTGATTGCAATCCTGGGAGTGTGTTGTCTCTGTACTGGCTTAGTGGTCATCACTACCTTCAGCCATACCAGAACAGTTAACCAGCttacctgcctccttccctcttaccaCAACACGAGAGGCACCAGGAGTGAGTCAAGGTCTTTAGACTCTCCCTTAATTACTACACAACTTCCCACTGACAGATGCCAAATTTCTCCAT GTGTTGGGAATGTGCTGTTGGTGCATGCTGCAGACACACCAGAGCTGATGCACTTCTGTAAGAACCTGAAGGCTACCATCATCAAGTGCTGCAGCAGAAAG GTTCTGGACATCACTGTGAGGGATGTGCAGAGAATGGAATCCCCAGAGACTTGGCTGCTGCAGGTGTTGTCCCAGCAAGACACTACAGTTCTGCTTGTCATGTCTCCAGTACTGGCGGCCCTGCACAGGAGTATCCAGCCTAATGATAGTGCTGCAT GTGAAGGGAGCACAGCAGCAGTGAAGGGAAGAATGCAGGCCTGGGACAACCTGCTGCGGGAGTGTCTGCGCTTCCTGCAGGAGCGCCTCGCTCTCAATTACACCCGCCTCCTGATCGTGGCCAA GTCACAAAGAAGCCTCAGGGACGACATTCCTGAGCTTGTACCAGACAAGAGATACCTGCTCCCTCGCCACCAACAGGAGCTGCTGAATGCACTGGGAAGCTGCCATGCATAA